A single genomic interval of Geotrypetes seraphini chromosome 1, aGeoSer1.1, whole genome shotgun sequence harbors:
- the LOC117364542 gene encoding small nuclear ribonucleoprotein Sm D1-like, giving the protein MKLVRCLMKFSHETVTVELKNGTQVHGTITESLPLDTLLVDVEPTMKSKKREAVAGKGRGRGRGRGRGGPRR; this is encoded by the exons ATGAAGCTTGTCAGATGTCTAATGAAATTTAGTCATGAGACTGTGACTGTTGAGCTGAAGAATGGAACCCAGGTCCATGGAACAATCACAG AAAGCTTGCCTCTTGATACCCTGCTAGTTGATGTTGAGCCCACAATGAAATCCAAAAAGAGGGAAGCTGTTGCAGGGAAAGGAAGAGGTAGAGGCCGtggcagaggaagaggaggacCCCGGCGATAA